The Methanosarcina barkeri str. Wiesmoor DNA segment GTCTCATTATGCAGGAGAACTCTTTGAGCAGAAGGAAAAACTTCCTGGATCACAGATTAAGGAAGATTTTGTCGAAGCCGAAATGGAAGTTATCGAGCCTGTCATTCAGCCTGAAATCATGCGAAAATACGTTGCATATGCCCGGAAAAACGTGTTTCCCGTAATGGAGGAGGATGCAAGAGCTCATCTCATAAATTTCTACACAGATCTCCGAAAAACTGGAGAGAGCAAAAACACCCCTGTGCCCGTAACTGCGAGGCAGCTTGAAGCACTTGTCCGTCTCTCGGAAGCAAGTGCAAGAGTCCGCCTGAGCAATACGGTCACGCTTGAAGATGCAAAAAGAACTATCAAAATAATGATGAATTGCCTGAAAAACGTAGGTGTTGACCCCGAAACCGGAGCCCTTGATGCAGATATACTTGCATCGGGCACAAGCATGAGCCAGAGAAATAAAATAAAAATCCTGAGAGATATAATAAAGAAGGTAAGTGAGAAGCATCCGGGAGCTAAAGCTCCTCTCGAAGAGGTTTATGCTATAGCTGAAAACGAACACGGAATAGATAAAATTCATGCTGAAGAGAACATTAAGAAAATGAAGCAAAGAGGAGACCTTCTTTCTCCAGATCAGAACCATATAAGGCTTGTTTAAGTTTAAGGTTTGTTTAAGTTTAAAACTTGTTTAAGTTTAAGTTGTTTAAGTTTAAGTTGTTTAAGTTTAAGGTTTGTTTAAGTTTAAGTTGTTTAAGTTTAAGACTTGTTTAAGTTTAAGACTTGTTTAAGCTGAAATGGAGCAACATGCTGAAAGTTCCAGGATCTGTATTTCAGATTCCTTGGAAAGCAAAAAAGCCTACGTAACACCGACATAGCAATTATATGAGGACGGTTAAGCTGTAAATACTAAAAGGGCAATATTATTTAAAAGGGAGAGTATGTATATAAAAATCTATAAAAATGGGGAGCATGTGCTTGTTGCGGCCTGCGATAAGGAAGTGCTCGGAAAGACCCTGAAACACGGCAATACAGTAGTGGAGATCAGCAGGGCCTTTTATGAAGGAGAACACGTTTCCGAAGAAAAATTCAAGAAAGCCCTTGAAGAAGCCACGACTGCAAATCTCTTTGGAGAAAAAACAATCAAGTTTGGTATAAAATGCGGGTTGATCGATCCAGATTCAGTAATAATAATTGATGGCGTACCTCACGCCCAGATCTTCAGGGTTTAACCCATTTGCTGAATTAATCCCTTGAAAGGCTGAGTCAGCGAAAGCCAAACCACTGGTTTTCAGGGCTGATTATATACCGGAATAGACAACATACGTATAAAATAAAATGCAGATTGTGATACAGTGACTGAGAACATTGACGAAGCCGGAATCAGAGTGCTGACAGAAGAGGAGCTGATCTCCACAGTTGTGGAAAAACACAGACGGTTTCTGGAAGAATATAAAAAAGAATTTGGAGAACTGGACAGCAGGCTGAGCCAGGTCGAAGAAAATGTAAAAAATACAAAGAATTTCAGAATCCAGATGGAGGAGAGAAAAGAAGTCCTCAAGGAGAAACGCCAGCAGTTTTACCATCAGACCGAAGCACTCCTTGAAAAAGAAATCTTTTCTAAGCTGGACCTGATTACTGCAAACAAACTCAAAGAAGAGTTTAAGAAACTAAAAGGGCAGATTGAACCCGAAGAGGAGCAGAGACTTAAAGACTCACTTATAGAAAACCTGCGTGAAACCATTCTGGCAGCCGGACCTGGAGAAAATGTTCTCCTGCAAGCAGATGCCAGAATGGAAGAAGCCAGGAATTCAAATATTGAATTAAAAGAAATAATAAAGTCTGAAAAACAGCTTGCAGAGGATGACGGCAACAAAAGTGAAGATATTTCAAAAAGCAAATCCCAGCATAAATGGCTCAGTACCAAAATAAAGAACCACGAAGAAGCCCTGAATTACTGGGAAAAGTTGAAAGTATAACCCTTTTTCGAAAACACATGGGTGATAGTACATGACCAACGACGTTTCAAGCACAGAAATTGCAACGGCCGACCTTTCAAACCTTAACGAACGGGAGCTGAAGGGCAAGGTTAACGAGCTCAGGAGCAAGATAGAGAAAAGCGAAAGGCAGTTGGCATCGATTTTTAAGGAACTGAAGATTAACAGGACCGATATCGACGAGCTGAAAGAAAAGAGAGACTCTCTGAACCATCAGGTTAAGGAAAGGGTTGCAAAAGCACAGGAACTAAGAGACAAGCGGGATGAGATTAACAAAGAAATCAGGGAGTACAAGGGAAAAAGAAGTGATGTAAACTCAAAGACGCAAGAACTGTTTTCAGGAATTGCTGGACTCAAGGAACAGCGAGATAAATACAATAAATGTTCCCACGGAAGTGTGGAATCCCTCACAAAAGCTTATGAAGCCGAACTTGATGCTTTTTTTAATAAAGAGCTGCCTCTTGCAGTGGAAATAAAAATTTTCCAGAAACTGAATGACCTCAATAAACGCTTGCAAGCTGCAAAAAAGGCAAATGCACTGCATACACAAATCCAGGAAAGTTATAAAGAGTCAAAAGGAATCCATAAGAGAGGAGATGAACTCCATGAAAAGATCCAGGCCCTCTCAGACGAATCTCAAACCTGCCACCTAGAAATGCTCGAAAATTTTAAGTCTGCAGACGAAATCCGAAAAGAAGCAAATACATATCATGCCCAGCTTACGGATAAAATCACAAACATAAACTCAATTAAAGAAAAAATTGATCCGCTTAAGACCAGCATTGCTAATAACCGGAAGGAACTTTCCTCATATCTGGACAGGTTAAAAGACCTGCAGCTTACGAAAGAAGAGCATAAAGTAAACCAAAAACACAGCGACGCCCGCGAAAAACTTCAGAAAAATGCTCGTATGAGCCTTGAAGATCTTAAGCTCCTTATCGAGAAAGGGGACGTTAAATTCTCCAATGAGTAAGAACTGGGGAAACTAGGAAGCCAATGACAAAAAACAGTCTCAATGAAAATGTCCCAGGTTTATTCCTATAAATGGGTTTAAATGGGTTTTCTTTTTATTATCGAGCCTATCCCAAAACTTATTTTATTCTAAATCATCATGAGTTTTCGGGATTATTTTAGTGATTAGGTATTCAATTGATTGTTCCAAATACGAGATTCAACAAATCAAATTCTGAGTTTCGGGATAGGCTTATCTATTAAAATGACTTTCTATTTACGTTATCAAAATAATTTTATTTTAGGTTATTTTATTTTAGGTTGTTTTATATTAATATATTTTATATTAGTGTATTTTATATTATTTATATTGTTTTATATTAATATATTTCATATTATTTATGTTATTTTATATTAAAATATTTCATATTATTTATATTAGTACTTGATTAAAACCTTTTGTTACCCCATTTAAATCGATTATTTTATTGTATCGTTAAAACTTTTATTTTTTCTTTCCTTTTCCTGCAAATAAACCTGTCACCAGAAGCACGGCCCCTAACCCAAGGAGGAAGAGAGGCATATCAAAGCCCTCAGCTTGA contains these protein-coding regions:
- a CDS encoding DUF424 domain-containing protein, with translation MYIKIYKNGEHVLVAACDKEVLGKTLKHGNTVVEISRAFYEGEHVSEEKFKKALEEATTANLFGEKTIKFGIKCGLIDPDSVIIIDGVPHAQIFRV
- a CDS encoding coiled-coil protein, producing MTNDVSSTEIATADLSNLNERELKGKVNELRSKIEKSERQLASIFKELKINRTDIDELKEKRDSLNHQVKERVAKAQELRDKRDEINKEIREYKGKRSDVNSKTQELFSGIAGLKEQRDKYNKCSHGSVESLTKAYEAELDAFFNKELPLAVEIKIFQKLNDLNKRLQAAKKANALHTQIQESYKESKGIHKRGDELHEKIQALSDESQTCHLEMLENFKSADEIRKEANTYHAQLTDKITNINSIKEKIDPLKTSIANNRKELSSYLDRLKDLQLTKEEHKVNQKHSDAREKLQKNARMSLEDLKLLIEKGDVKFSNE